TAGcggaaatgtaattattcttttgcATTTGCATTAGTTTGCGTTGATGTATTACCATTCGCAAGTATAGTTTAGTTTTGAAGTTCTAATGCATAGTAATGTTTTTGTGCTTATGATGCATGGCTGATTTTCGGACGGAAAAGTCACGTGCACATAAGTATTGCATATCGCTTTCTTTTGCTAACGTAAACATGCAATAACTATGaaactttttaatttgtattgcTACTTTTGACTTTATACATAGATGGAAATGGAGGACGAAGATTCTATAGATGCCATGATGCATCAGGACGGAGGTGGCTATGCATTCGTGATGACTTGATCAAGAGGGAAGAAAGTTAATACAATGATCAGCCAAATAGACATTTATGTTGTTGGTTTGCTTTTATCTAGTTTGTTTATTAGACAAAATGCTACAACGGGTGTGAGTTTGTCTATTTGGATGAGTATAAGAGGTatatgataacaatgatttttctcaCTATTCCTAAGTTGATGATATATATGGATGAATTATATATCGTTCTTGGTTAATGAAAAAATCCTTGGCAAAGGATTTTGCAGTCGGCAACTTTAAGGAGTCCCCATTCCACCAATACAGAGGTGCTAGCTAGAAGCAGGAGAGAGTAGGTGAGAGCAGGTAAGAACACAAAAGTCTGAAGGATTTTTCACATACCCGTTACAAAATATCCATTCCAAATCacacaagtttttttttttgcagtgCCACATTCACAATCACACAAGTTTCTCCCACTAAGACAAAGTCGACGATGCAGATTCATGAGTTACATAAAGTCGAATTAGGATCCACAGTTCAAAAACATACCGTAAAAGAGttatttgatttgacaaaGTTGAGTTATGGAAAGCATAGAGATTTTCACTAGGGAGAAGCCAAGCAAACCATCGAATGGACTTTTGCCTGGATGTACTCACAAAGGACGCTATGTACTCTTCTAAATATGTGTAGCATAGGATAAGAATGTTGGATTTCAAACAATCACAACTATTCATGTATCGCagattttatatgtaaattatcatatagtttaaattttcttattaataagGTACTTTAAGTTATCATGCTCTATTTCAGTATCATGTAATAGTCCAagacttatattttttagacNNNNNNNNNNNNNNNNNNNNNNNNNNNNNNNNNNNNNNNNNNNNNNNNNNNNNNNNNNNNNNNNNNNNNNNNNNNNNNNNNNNNNNNNNNNNNNNNNNNNNNNNNNNNNNNNGtcttatgttattaatttttctaatttttatgtttaagatggatgtgaattcatagatttatttaacattcttttaaatgaataaaaaatacatagcAATTGAAATATCTGATACTTTTCCCATAGACTGATTGTAGTCCATGTGCTTTACACTTAAGTGCATTTTGGCATCCACATCTTTTTCTTGGGGAGGGGGGTGGGGGCGAGAAAGCATTTGAGttacttatataatatagattgaAGGATCAATGCGGATCGTGGTACTGATCATTATTAAAACCcgaacataattttttttaataaattggttataattatattatgcaatcatcaataattaatatcaaatatatataattaattaaaattagcatTATAGTTAACCAATCACTAATTTGATATGGATACATTGATAGTATAGGGGTGTCAATGGATAGGGGGAGACCCTACTCAGACTCATACTCAAATccaataaatattactaaacCTAGGTCCAAATCCAAacccattaaaaaatataaattatatttggattgagtCAATACCCATNNNNNNNNNNNNNNNNNNNNNNNNNNNNNNNNNNNNNNNNNNNNNNNNNNNNNNNNNNNNNNNNNNNNNNNNNNNNNNNNNNNNNNNNNNNNNNNNNNNNNNNNNNNNNNNNNNNNNNNNNNNNNNNNNNNNNNNNNNNNNNNNNNNNNNNNNNNNNNNNNNNNNNNNNNNNNNNNNNNNNNNNNNNNNNNNNNNNNNNNNNNNNNNNNNNNNNNNNNNNNNNNNNNNAGATCAATAACATCCATCCACTTTGCAATTAGCCGCTACTGATCCAACACATTTCTCCAGAAAATCACCCAAATACAAAGTAAAATGGTTGATTCTGTTGCAACAATTGCTCTTGAAACACTTCTGGACTTATTGATTGAGGAAGCAAAGTTTCTATCGAGTGTGGGCGGTGAGGTTGAGGAAGTCCGTAGGCAGCTCAACATCATGCACTGTTTCTTGAAGGATGCTGATAGGAGGCAAGATCGGTACAATTCACAGACAGTCCGGAATTGGATCGCTGAACTTCACGATTTGTCCATTCAAGCTAAGAATGTGCTAGAAATATATGTCATTGAAGTGGTGTccagaagaaaaggaaaaggccTTAAAATGGTTCTCAAAAGATTCACTTGTATATTGAGCGAGTGGTCAAGAATGCACCAAATCGGAAAAGACATTAAAGATATCAAGTCCCGTTTGTCCGACCTCACCAAACAGTCGGAGTCTATGAGTTTAGGAGACAACTCATCAAGATTGGTAGATGATACCGATAGGTCAAGAAGAACGTATGGGCAtgagattgaaaaatatttttaggaaTGAAGGAGGATATTAAATAGTTAGAATCAGTTCTGACAACTGATGACAAATGAAATGGAGTGATTTCCATATGTGGCATGGGAGGATTGGgaaagaccactcttgctactAAAATTTACAATGGGGAGACTGTGGAGCGGCGCTTCAAATATCGTGCTTGGGTTTGTGTAAGTCAGCAATTTCAACCCAAAACTACTTTCCAACGACTATTAAAGCAACTTCTTCCGAATGAAAGTGAGGAGCAAGACGAAGATACATTGGTCAGAAAGTTGTACCAAGTACAAAGAGACAGAAAATGTCTCCTAGTTTTGAATGACGTTTGGGAAGTTCATCACTGGAATTGCTTAAGGCGTGCCTTTCCCATTGCAGAGGCAGATAGCAAAGTTTTGCTCACAACCAGAAATCAAAGCATTGCTTCTAGAGGATACGTCCACAATCTCAAGTAttttgatgaagatgaaggaTGGGAGCTCCTTCAAAAGATAGCATTCCCGAACAACTATTCACAAGGTtagtttgtaaaatttcttgctttattttattgattttgaatcttctttctctagttagtgacaaaagaaaaaagagtaatGATACTTAAGATATcattaatagtatatatttagcgaataagattattttgttaagtttaatgtttttttatagttttcatGATGACaagattgtttgaattttcttatgtaaatttcaagttgatctatatgtataaaatgcTATTCAAtagcaatttaaaatttatttcttgatacaaaatttgtttaaaacgTAAAAGGAATCAAACATTTAGAAAGCCATATAAAGAAATGGATTCAACAATATAAAGTTATGCTTTcagattttatttctattttttatttgttgaaagTATAGGACAAAATTCtcttgttttgatttgttttaattactatacatatttatatgaaattcaagttttataatattttgaattaattgacATTCATTGATTATGTATTCAGAGATACGTAcaactgaaataaaattgttGGAAGAATATGGAAGGGAAATAGTAAAAGAATGTGGTTATTTACCATTACCCATTTCAGTCATTGGAGGAACTCTTCGTCATGAAAAGGCATCAATAGAATGGAAAAATGTGTGTAGAAATCTTGATTCGTACCTTCTACATGGGAGAGGTTTGGAGAATGACAAAGGAGTAAATCAAATACTAGATTTGAGTTATAATGTGCTCCCTTACAATCTGAAACCatgttttttgtatttggCTTGTTttaaagaagatgaagaaatagatatagaaaaattatatttactatggATGGCTGAAGGTATGATTTGTTCCGAAGATAAGGGAAGAGGAGAAAGTTTGAGAG
This region of Sesamum indicum cultivar Zhongzhi No. 13 unplaced genomic scaffold, S_indicum_v1.0 scaffold00159, whole genome shotgun sequence genomic DNA includes:
- the LOC105179445 gene encoding probable disease resistance protein At1g58602, with protein sequence MVDSVATIALETLLDLLIEEAKFLSSVGGEVEEVRRQLNIMHCFLKDADRRQDRYNSQTVRNWIAELHDLSIQAKNVLEIYVIEVVSRRKGKGLKMVLKRFTCILSEWSRMHQIGKDIKDIKSLISICGMGGLGKTTLATKIYNGETVERRFKYRAWVCVSQQFQPKTTFQRLLKQLLPNESEEQDEDTLVRKLYQVQRDRKCLLVLNDVWEVHHWNCLRRAFPIAEADSKVLLTTRNQSIASRGYVHNLKYFDEDEGWELLQKIAFPNNYSQEIRTTEIKLLEEYGREIVKECGYLPLPISVIGGTLRHEKASIEWKNVCRNLDSYLLHGRGLENDKGVNQILDLSYNVLPYNLKPCFLYLACFKEDEEIDIEKLYLLWMAEGMICSEDKGRGESLRDVAERYLFELANRCMVEVETDKLALYNRFKSCRLHDMIRDMCLSKGKKEGFMEVIDKKMGGEESSICKTNRLAIHMEGVDNDLSYRIGENKNIRSFIFLKTDWRDSFWYNYITFGIFKSLKVLVLEGYTFENIKLPKGIEKLKLLKLLSLENSGVEELPPSICKLPCLQTLNVKNTMRLPNCIYKMKRLRHLFMKDDHERVGGEKLKFEGLNELEMVDDIWVGDVVNDITHLLKLPKMDMDVNTNREDGSTLFRRLVMYHSLHYLRITHCRVSKLPAYEVQLYQNVIELQLVGTRIEEYPMEILEKLPNLYVGREMVCRATGFPQLRELVLQRLLNLMGWRVEKGAMLNRSSLLIAECSKY